A section of the Flavobacteriales bacterium genome encodes:
- a CDS encoding M28 family peptidase, translated as MRSSLAPLLLAVLPAAAQPVTNIQVTDVLVEQVLRGQYDPALYASSSPITDHGTMLCEMRHALEADSLRASLEVLESFHTRHSYSDTISDVHGIGAARRWALSHFARSAQANEGRLLTGYLQFDWPNGSCGDAFGWRNVLAVLPGSDTSDHQLVLIEAHLDSRCAGDCDVDCPAPGMEDNGSGSALVLELARVMSRYTFRHTLVFMLTTGEEQGLVGAEAMAQWCAQEGIAIKAVQNNDIVGGVLCGQTSSAPSCAPPGSVDSLRVRLFAAGTVAAPHRTFARTVRLMYQEKLQDQMAVPMAVEVMDREDRDGRGGDHIPFRAQGYRNVRFTSANEHGSAEVDSAWYTDHQHTSDDVLGLDTDGDLAVDSFFVDFNYLQRNTLINGMAAALMALGPAEPQFVVHDEPTGLRVSFTPAPGHMAYRVGVRRTNSGPDFDAVYRTADTSFLVPGLTAGLGYAISAAVVDSSGVMSPFSREQVKGNDADTPPQPVDDLPYGLSCWGIGVPEADAAASWTWLSPPTPDPFTKEALFTVNAPPGLAPRAEAYLLFRTADGRSLGRRPLRLAPGRTDVHYHHAGAAGVHTASLVIDGRVVATERFVVTR; from the coding sequence ATGCGTTCCTCCCTCGCCCCTCTCCTTCTCGCCGTCCTGCCCGCCGCGGCCCAGCCGGTGACCAACATCCAGGTGACCGATGTCCTCGTGGAGCAGGTGCTCCGCGGCCAGTACGATCCGGCCCTGTATGCCTCGTCCTCGCCCATCACGGACCATGGCACCATGCTCTGCGAGATGCGGCATGCGCTGGAGGCCGACTCCTTGCGCGCCTCTCTGGAGGTCCTGGAGAGCTTCCACACACGGCACTCGTACAGCGATACGATCAGCGATGTGCACGGCATCGGTGCCGCACGGCGCTGGGCCCTGTCTCACTTCGCCCGCTCCGCCCAGGCGAACGAGGGGCGGCTGCTGACCGGCTACCTCCAGTTCGACTGGCCCAACGGCTCGTGCGGCGATGCGTTCGGCTGGCGCAACGTGCTGGCCGTGCTTCCCGGTAGCGACACGAGCGACCACCAGCTGGTGCTGATCGAAGCCCACCTGGACAGCCGGTGCGCGGGCGACTGTGACGTGGACTGTCCGGCGCCGGGGATGGAGGACAACGGCAGCGGCTCGGCCCTGGTGCTTGAGCTGGCCCGCGTGATGAGCCGCTATACCTTCCGGCACACGCTCGTGTTCATGCTCACCACCGGCGAGGAGCAGGGCCTGGTGGGCGCGGAGGCCATGGCCCAGTGGTGCGCGCAGGAAGGCATCGCCATCAAGGCCGTACAGAACAACGACATCGTGGGCGGTGTGCTCTGCGGGCAGACCTCCAGCGCTCCGTCCTGTGCGCCACCCGGCTCGGTGGACAGCCTGCGGGTGCGGCTCTTCGCGGCCGGCACCGTGGCCGCCCCGCACCGCACCTTCGCCCGCACCGTGCGGCTGATGTACCAGGAAAAGCTGCAGGACCAGATGGCCGTGCCCATGGCGGTGGAAGTGATGGACCGCGAGGACCGCGACGGCCGCGGCGGCGACCACATCCCCTTCCGGGCCCAGGGCTACCGCAACGTGCGCTTCACCAGCGCCAACGAGCACGGAAGCGCCGAGGTGGACAGTGCGTGGTACACCGATCACCAGCACACCAGCGATGACGTGCTGGGCCTGGACACCGACGGCGACCTGGCGGTGGACAGCTTCTTCGTGGACTTCAACTACCTGCAGCGCAACACGCTGATCAATGGCATGGCGGCCGCCCTGATGGCGCTCGGTCCTGCCGAGCCGCAGTTCGTGGTGCACGACGAGCCCACCGGCCTCCGGGTGAGCTTCACGCCCGCCCCCGGTCACATGGCCTACCGCGTCGGCGTGCGACGCACCAACAGTGGTCCCGACTTCGACGCGGTGTACCGCACGGCCGACACCAGCTTCCTGGTGCCGGGGCTGACGGCGGGGCTGGGGTACGCCATCAGTGCGGCCGTGGTGGACAGCAGCGGGGTGATGAGCCCCTTCTCCCGCGAACAGGTGAAGGGCAACGATGCGGACACGCCACCGCAGCCTGTGGACGACCTGCCCTACGGCCTTTCCTGCTGGGGCATCGGGGTGCCGGAGGCCGATGCGGCCGCGTCGTGGACCTGGTTGAGCCCGCCCACACCGGACCCCTTCACGAAGGAGGCCCTCTTCACCGTGAACGCGCCACCCGGCCTTGCACCGCGCGCGGAGGCCTACCTGCTGTTCCGTACCGCGGACGGGCGCTCCCTGGGCCGCAGGCCGCTGCGGCTCGCGCCGGGGCGCACCGATGTGCACTACCATCACGCCGGCGCGGCGGGGGTGCACACCGCTTCCCTGGTCATCGATGGGCGCGTGGTGGCCACCGAACGATTCGTCGTCACCCGCTGA
- a CDS encoding 2-phosphosulfolactate phosphatase has protein sequence MSTREINPDYRYRVEVCFLPDQYPLYAQDMDIVVVIDVLRATSAMVTAFAHGVERIIPVSTVEEARQYLGREGHIVAAERNGEVVEGFSYGNSPLAFRGPEVAGKTLVMTTTNGTRTIALAQGAKRMVIGAFLNLTALSDWLVRQDGNVLLLCAGWKGKFNLEDSTFAGAVMDRLLESGRFGLEEDSSIAAQYLYHAARDNFMSILKAAPRRRRIEQLQMLPDVKFCLTADTSTVIPMLQDGALVPMKPERVA, from the coding sequence ATGAGCACACGCGAGATCAACCCCGACTACCGCTACCGGGTGGAGGTCTGCTTCCTGCCCGACCAGTACCCGCTGTACGCGCAGGACATGGACATCGTGGTGGTGATCGATGTGCTGCGCGCCACCAGTGCCATGGTGACGGCGTTCGCCCACGGGGTTGAGCGGATCATCCCGGTGAGCACCGTGGAGGAGGCCCGGCAGTATCTGGGGCGGGAGGGACACATCGTGGCCGCCGAGCGCAACGGCGAGGTGGTGGAGGGCTTCAGCTATGGCAACTCACCGCTGGCCTTCCGGGGCCCGGAGGTGGCGGGCAAGACGCTGGTGATGACCACCACCAACGGCACCCGCACGATCGCGCTGGCCCAGGGAGCGAAGCGGATGGTGATCGGCGCCTTTCTCAACCTCACCGCCCTCAGCGACTGGCTGGTGCGGCAGGACGGCAACGTGCTGCTGCTCTGCGCCGGCTGGAAGGGCAAGTTCAACCTGGAGGACAGCACCTTCGCCGGCGCCGTGATGGACCGCCTGCTGGAGAGCGGCCGGTTCGGTCTGGAGGAGGACAGCAGCATCGCGGCCCAGTACCTCTACCACGCGGCCCGCGACAACTTCATGAGCATCCTGAAGGCCGCGCCACGCCGCCGCCGGATCGAGCAGTTGCAGATGCTGCCCGATGTGAAGTTCTGCCTCACCGCCGACACCAGCACGGTGATCCCTATGCTTCAGGACGGTGCACTGGTGCCCATGAAGCCCGAACGCGTGGCCTGA
- a CDS encoding S1/P1 Nuclease: protein MPGSRSILPLVLVATLLAWPVLLAEEAGSWGFYGHKRINRMACFTLPPAMFPFFKRHIDFISDHAVDPDRRRYADPEEAPRHYIDIDHYAHGGQDPFAVMPERWNDAVAKFTEDTLKAYGIVPWHVNVMYGRLVNAFQRGDVDRILRYAADLGHYVGDAHVPLHTTENYNGQLTGQHGIHAFWESRIPELSAEGYDHLVGRAQYLDAPLRTAWDAVRDSHAAVDSVLAIERSVDEAWSDDRQYMMEERGRTGMRTYSREYTAAYEAAMEGMVERRMNASIIVLGSFWYSAWVDAGQPDLDRLEQKDVSDSLKRVIAAEEEQFRIARQAFGRDHPE, encoded by the coding sequence ATGCCCGGCAGCCGTTCCATCCTCCCCTTGGTGCTGGTGGCCACGCTGCTGGCCTGGCCCGTGCTGCTCGCCGAGGAGGCCGGCTCCTGGGGCTTCTACGGCCACAAGCGCATCAACCGCATGGCCTGCTTCACCCTACCGCCGGCCATGTTCCCCTTCTTCAAACGCCACATCGACTTCATCAGCGACCACGCGGTGGACCCCGACCGTCGCCGCTACGCCGACCCCGAGGAGGCGCCCCGCCACTACATCGACATCGACCACTACGCCCACGGCGGGCAGGATCCCTTCGCCGTGATGCCCGAGCGCTGGAACGACGCGGTGGCCAAGTTCACCGAGGACACCCTGAAGGCGTACGGCATCGTGCCCTGGCATGTGAACGTGATGTACGGACGGCTGGTGAACGCCTTTCAGCGCGGGGATGTGGACCGCATCCTGCGCTACGCGGCGGACCTCGGCCACTACGTGGGCGATGCGCATGTGCCGCTGCACACCACCGAGAACTACAACGGCCAGCTCACCGGTCAACACGGCATCCACGCCTTCTGGGAAAGCCGCATCCCCGAGCTCAGCGCCGAAGGCTACGACCACCTCGTGGGTCGTGCGCAATACCTGGACGCACCCTTGCGCACCGCATGGGACGCCGTGCGCGACAGCCACGCCGCGGTGGACAGCGTGCTGGCCATCGAGCGCAGCGTGGATGAGGCGTGGTCGGACGACCGGCAGTACATGATGGAGGAGCGCGGACGCACCGGCATGCGCACCTACAGCCGCGAATACACGGCCGCCTACGAGGCCGCCATGGAAGGCATGGTGGAGCGAAGGATGAACGCCAGCATCATCGTTCTGGGCAGCTTCTGGTACTCCGCCTGGGTGGACGCCGGCCAGCCCGACCTCGATCGCCTGGAACAGAAGGACGTCAGCGACAGCCTCAAGCGCGTGATCGCCGCCGAGGAGGAGCAGTTCCGCATCGCCCGGCAGGCCTTCGGCCGGGACCATCCCGAATAG